From one Gammaproteobacteria bacterium genomic stretch:
- the rpmB gene encoding 50S ribosomal protein L28, whose protein sequence is MSYRCEICGKEPWFGKQVSFSHKRSSRRWLPNIQRVRVRHGSNTRRMRICTSCLKAGKVDKA, encoded by the coding sequence ATGTCCTATCGCTGTGAGATCTGTGGAAAAGAGCCCTGGTTCGGGAAACAAGTCAGTTTCTCGCACAAGCGCTCGAGTCGACGCTGGCTTCCCAACATCCAGCGTGTTCGCGTGCGCCATGGTTCCAACACTCGCCGCATGCGTATCTGCACCTCCTGCCTGAAGGCCGGCAAGGT